The nucleotide sequence GCGTACAAACCTGGAGCAAATTGGTTCCCAAAGTTGTTGACATTCCAGTCAACTGTGAAGTAAAGCCAATCGAATAAGGGCTTGAGGATATCACCTCCAAAAAATTCTGCTACAGGTCTAGCTGTTGGAAGGGTATCAATATAGGCTTTGGCTAAATCAAAATCCGTTACCACTTTTGCTTTTACTTCGGGAATCTGTACTCCAGCATCTATCTTAGCCTGTAGCATTTTCTGCATCGCTTCATTACCAGACTGGATAGCATTGTCCAAGGAACGCTGGAGCGTCTGAGTCATTCTCGATTCTTGAAGAACTGTTTTGGTAGCTGCTACTTTTTCATTCGCGTAGCTGAGTTGTTCGGTCAGTTTAGCAACAGTCGACTCTGGTGCGGTTTTAAGAACTTCTAGGAGCTGATTAGTAGGTAATGACTTAGCCGCCTCACGTTCCATTTCTCCAAGCCCAGGAACTTCAATAATACTTTTTATGTCTGGTAGATCAGTAACTGTAGTTGAGCCAGCGGTTTGGTCCTCTTTCTTGTTGAAAGCTCGGTAACTGACTTCAGTCAAACCTCTGAGGAAGAAGAGGCCTCCCAGTGTAACGATAAAAGAAGAAATCCCTGATTTGACAATAAACCATCCCTGAAACCAGCCGAATGATAAGGTTAAACATAGAGTGATGAGGATTGCCGTCAAAGGGGAAACGTTTTGAATTTCAAAAAGTCGAAAACCTTCGATCGTGAACCCATCTGCAAATGATGGGTAAGGAATAATTACTGCGAACCCCCACTTAAGAATCATCGCCATACACCCACCCGCAAAGCCAATCATGGAGCCAACAGACAAATCGAATTCGCCAGAGATGATCAACATCCCAGCACCCAATGCTACAATTCCTAGCTGGGCAATTACTCGAAAGTTATTTCGGATTCCAAGTGCGTTGAATCCTTCTCCCGTGAAAGGATTGAGAGAAAATTGACCTTCCGGAATGGAGAAATAGCCCAGCATTCCAAACAGTAAAAGCATGACTCCAAGGGGGCCTATCTCAGGGCGTGCAAGCATGGTCTGAAACCAGTTTTTTTGCCTGTGCCGATCGGCTTCATTTCTTTTTGCTGGGTTCGATGTATCAAAGCTCATTTTGATCTTAAGATAAAAAAAAAGGACTACATTTCTGCAGTCCTTTTCTGATTTTAAGTTTCTGTGATCAGCTTATCGGTCGATGCCGGCAAGAGCTGAAACA is from SAR324 cluster bacterium and encodes:
- a CDS encoding ABC transporter permease gives rise to the protein MSFDTSNPAKRNEADRHRQKNWFQTMLARPEIGPLGVMLLLFGMLGYFSIPEGQFSLNPFTGEGFNALGIRNNFRVIAQLGIVALGAGMLIISGEFDLSVGSMIGFAGGCMAMILKWGFAVIIPYPSFADGFTIEGFRLFEIQNVSPLTAILITLCLTLSFGWFQGWFIVKSGISSFIVTLGGLFFLRGLTEVSYRAFNKKEDQTAGSTTVTDLPDIKSIIEVPGLGEMEREAAKSLPTNQLLEVLKTAPESTVAKLTEQLSYANEKVAATKTVLQESRMTQTLQRSLDNAIQSGNEAMQKMLQAKIDAGVQIPEVKAKVVTDFDLAKAYIDTLPTARPVAEFFGGDILKPLFDWLYFTVDWNVNNFGNQFAPGLYACVMIWLIMALFCYIVLSKTQAGNWIYSTGGNLSAARANGVPTNRVKISLFVFTAFCATMFAACQVFEVNTADTAKGNLKELEAIAAAVIGGVVLTGGFGTILGILLGTVIFGIAKEAFFYIPGVDGSFYRVFLGAVLVSAALTNENIRKRIIGSV